In one window of Microbacterium natoriense DNA:
- a CDS encoding aminotransferase-like domain-containing protein, which translates to MGITDRANSRRVDQRSADGPLVHAGDVSVERLAARLGRWTQGDGTLASRLSQAVGALIAGGELRPGDRLPAERALAAVTSVSRGTVVAAYSDLADDGLVERRQGSGTRVAGAAASAVPMQRPGRGEALFSALPNAIDLLRTVPQIPDLAVQLITAHTPRLDLALLPETDPAGLAALREQIAELFRAEGTPTTPEQILVTHGAQQAISLVINALVAPGDVVLAEEITWPGVTDSVGLRGGVVHGIPMTADGLDVDALEIAMARLRPALVALNPHHQNPTGTRLPAQARHRVAELAAQYGVPVIEDRVVAGISFDGVVPPSLAAERPDAPVIVVESVSKWAWAGLRIGWLRADPVLVRRLRGARQLADQSTSVPAQLLAMDLLAHADELRRQNSRVHHARLRLLQSLMAEHLPDWTTVPPRGGLSLWAQLPIGSAAALARVAATHGVSVAGSAAFAASVAPDDHIRIPFTAPDEVLTEAIARLGDAWREYRATL; encoded by the coding sequence ATGGGCATCACGGACAGGGCCAATTCACGCCGGGTGGATCAGCGATCGGCAGATGGACCACTCGTGCACGCCGGCGACGTCTCGGTCGAGCGCCTCGCCGCACGCCTCGGCCGCTGGACGCAGGGCGACGGCACGCTGGCCTCGCGCCTGTCGCAGGCCGTCGGCGCGCTGATCGCCGGGGGTGAGCTGCGCCCAGGAGACCGGCTGCCCGCCGAGCGCGCGCTCGCCGCGGTGACGTCGGTTTCGCGGGGCACGGTGGTCGCCGCCTATTCCGATCTCGCCGACGATGGCCTCGTCGAGCGCCGCCAGGGCAGCGGTACCCGGGTCGCCGGGGCTGCGGCATCCGCCGTTCCGATGCAGCGACCAGGACGCGGCGAGGCACTGTTCTCCGCGCTGCCGAACGCGATCGACCTGTTGCGCACGGTGCCGCAGATACCCGACCTCGCGGTGCAGCTGATCACCGCGCACACCCCCAGGCTCGATCTCGCGTTGCTCCCGGAGACCGATCCCGCCGGCCTCGCCGCCCTGCGCGAGCAGATCGCCGAGCTGTTCCGCGCCGAGGGCACGCCGACCACGCCCGAGCAGATCCTCGTCACGCACGGCGCGCAGCAGGCGATCAGCCTCGTCATCAACGCCCTGGTGGCGCCCGGCGACGTCGTGCTCGCGGAAGAGATCACCTGGCCGGGTGTCACCGACTCGGTCGGCCTGCGCGGCGGCGTCGTGCACGGCATACCGATGACCGCCGACGGGCTCGACGTCGACGCGCTCGAGATCGCGATGGCCAGGCTGCGACCCGCCCTCGTCGCTCTCAACCCGCATCACCAGAACCCGACCGGAACCCGTCTTCCCGCTCAGGCGCGGCATCGCGTCGCGGAGCTCGCCGCGCAATACGGGGTGCCGGTGATCGAAGACCGCGTCGTCGCCGGGATCTCGTTCGACGGGGTCGTGCCGCCGTCTCTCGCAGCGGAGCGGCCCGACGCTCCCGTGATCGTCGTCGAGTCGGTGTCGAAGTGGGCGTGGGCGGGGCTCCGCATCGGCTGGCTGCGCGCCGACCCCGTGCTGGTGCGGCGGCTGCGCGGTGCACGCCAGCTCGCCGATCAGTCCACGAGCGTTCCCGCCCAGCTGCTCGCGATGGATCTGCTCGCGCACGCCGACGAACTGCGCCGGCAGAACAGCCGCGTGCACCACGCGCGGCTTCGACTGCTGCAGTCGCTGATGGCGGAGCACCTGCCCGACTGGACGACCGTGCCCCCGCGGGGAGGCCTGTCGCTGTGGGCGCAGCTGCCGATCGGCTCGGCGGCAGCGCTCGCGAGGGTTGCGGCAACTCACGGCGTCTCGGTCGCGGGCTCGGCTGCGTTCGCAGCATCCGTCGCCCCCGACGATCACATCCGCATCCCGTTCACGGCCCCTGACGAAGTGCTGACCGAGGCGATCGCCCGGCTGGGGGATGCATGGCGGGAGTATCGGGCGACCTTGTGA